In Luteitalea sp., the genomic window GCTCGTTGGGGTCCCGCCAACCCGGGATCACGATCGTACCCGCGCGTCGCAGTCCTCCCAGTCCGGCGGTCGGCTCCATCCTGACGCCGCCGGTCGCCCTCAACGGCCCGAGGTCAAGCGAGCAGACCGCGAACTCGTACCAGTCCACGCTCAACTCGGGCCGAGGGAGCGCGAAGATCTCGACAGCGATGCCGAACTCGAACGTGCAAAGACGGTCGTAGACAAGAGCGGCGACGCGTCGATTGCGCAAGGCAGTCATGGCAGGATCCTAACGCTGATTGTCATTTCTGCCTATCGAACCGCAGTGCGGTCTATAGGACAGTGAGGTCATTGGAGGACGCTCACATGCCCACGGTGCCCGTAGAACGTCGACTTGTCACCGACAGTCGCGCTGCGTCATCCGAGCGCGCACTCGCGCACTTCGAGGCGCTGTTCACGTTCGAGACCGACTGTTCAGCCATGACTGAAGCCCGACTAACGGCAGCAGAAGGAGCTCCGGTGTGTGCGCAGCAACGCGGTTTCTTGGTCCGAGCGGCGCGTGCAGACGATCTCGATACCATCGTCGAACTGTGCGTCGCTCACGCAGCATACGAGCACGTCCGACTGACCGTCGACGGCCTACGGGATCGACTCAACACGGCGCTCTTCGGCGATCCGCCACGCGTGTGGTGCCTCGTGGCTGAAATCGATGGGGACGTCGAGGGGTACGCGACCTTCACGCGCGACTACTCGACATGGCGTGCCACCGAGTACCTCCATGTCGACTGTTTGTACGTCTCGCCACGTCAGCGCGGCCGCGGGATCGGTCGGACGCTCATGGAATCCATCGCACGGCAGGGCGCGACAGTAGGAATCGAACATCTCGAATGGCAAACGCCTGCCTGGAATAGATCGGCGGTCGCGTTCTACGAGCGGATCGGCGCGACTGGCCTGGCGAAGGTGAGGTTCGTATGGAGTCCAGCCGAGATGTGAATGCGTCCGGCCAGAGCGCGGGTGATGGCGGGCTCCCCGCCGGCCCGGCACCTCCGCAGCCGGCGAGGAGCACCACCGAAGCGACCGGCACCACCGACGTCGGATGGTCGGTGTGGTGCTGCTTCATTGTGGGATCCAGTGCCTGGATATCAGCCGGTGTTGCCGTCACGGAGGTCGGGGCTGCATGCCCACGTACTCGGGTCGGAATACGGATTTCTCATCTTGCAAGCCCTCCAGAAGATCTTGCGACCTTCAAGCAAATTGAGCTCAGGGTAATCGAACGCGCTCCACGTTCGGCACCGGCCCGCCGTGCGTTCCGCCGGCCAGCTTAGTCCGTACAGTGGTTCAGTGGTGGGGCTGTCCAGGCGGAATCGCACTCCGGCATGGAGATTTTCGGCCGCGCCGTCGCAAAGCGTCCACGCATCTCCGTGGGGTTGGAAGCACGCTTTG contains:
- a CDS encoding GNAT family N-acetyltransferase, coding for MPTVPVERRLVTDSRAASSERALAHFEALFTFETDCSAMTEARLTAAEGAPVCAQQRGFLVRAARADDLDTIVELCVAHAAYEHVRLTVDGLRDRLNTALFGDPPRVWCLVAEIDGDVEGYATFTRDYSTWRATEYLHVDCLYVSPRQRGRGIGRTLMESIARQGATVGIEHLEWQTPAWNRSAVAFYERIGATGLAKVRFVWSPAEM